The sequence GTAGGAAACGCTTGCTCGCACCCGAGCATTTTGTGGCATGTTTTGACCTATTTTGGGCCATTTTCGTGTTGCTTGGGGGGGTGAACTCTGAATGACCtattaaataaaagtgtaatATCTTTGACACCTAGCGATACAAACGAGGATTTTACCAGCACAAACCGACACAAACGGAGCACTAACCACCCAGTatacttgattttatttttgggggCAAGTGGGTCACGTTCACAGACTGGGCTGCTCCGGTATATAATGGTAAACGTGCTCACAGGAACAGATTTATGAAATGAGTAATAGAAATTTAACTtgtattattacattttaaaagaaacaggagTGTTCTTAAGTTTAGACCATCTCTGTGCTACCCCTTTGCATGTGTCTCACTGTACACGATTAAttttttctggttttctttttctctcaggtTGCTGGTTGTGGAATTTGGAGCTGTGGAGATTTGAGCTGTGCTCCAAAAGTGCATGTTGGAGGTACCTAATGCTTtcatattatttactttttccttAATACgcaattttacattttgaattcTCTTATTTGGTCTTTTAGGTTATGAATGTGGTGTTGTAAGCTTTGCTCTTTAAGTGTATCTAAAAGGTACCAAATTCTAAAACACTTGAGACTTAAACACTCCATTCTTGGTCTGAGACGCTCATATCCGTGCATTTACAGTCATTGTCCTTGTACTTTCAAAACATGGGGTGGTCTTAGGACTCATCTAAGTCGTGCACATGTTGCTAAGCCCTCTCACACTGTAGAACATGTTATTTTGACTTGTCCTTCTTGTCCTGAAAGCCACATATCAACAAGCAGAGAATACTTCCTCCATATTAATAAACATCTCAAGAGGTTGGAGACAGTAGATTGTGTTTATCAAAATTGTTCTTTCAAAACTAATGTGTATGGTACTTTCCAGACACACAAGAGTAGAAAACATTCTTCATGCACGCTAAGAGATTTCAAAAATGAAATAGTGAAAAGAACTGAATTTACAAGTAAGAATGATCTTTCTGAGGAGTCTGCAGATGAAGGGCCCTCTGACTTGGATTGTGAAGCTGGTGTAGTTAGTGAAAATTTGGAGGAAGCTGTAGTTAAAAACCTTGCCTTGATTTTGTTAAAGTTGGAGGTCTTTTCACATGTACCAACATCAGCAATTGACAATTTACTCGAGGGACTACATTTTCTATTCACTACTTCTGCTTTACCCTTAACAAATAGCTTAACTTTGGCCGTTCTCAAGGAGCATAATATTGAGGTTAGTGCATCGCTAGTGAATGAGTTGTGCACAGCATTATACACTGGAAATCCACTACTTAGAAGTATTGCAAAAGGAGGATCACTTGAAACAACATTTAAGCGCAAGAAGTTTTACTATGAAAAGTTTAATGTTGTTGAGCTAGAGGAATATGTTctagaggaaaaaacaaaaaaaaaccctttcaaTATATTCCACTGCTAAAGTTACTGGAGCAGTTACTTCAACGTGAAGATATTGTTGGAAAGCTAGTTGAAAACTATAAACGGAGTCATTCAAATTCACAACTGCTTACATGTTTTCAGGACGGTGAGAATCAgaagaacaattttttttttcaagtgaaGAGCTCAGAATTTCATTATGCCTATATATTGATGATTTTGAAGTGTGCAACCCACTAGGAACATCTTGCAAAAACGATGTGGCGAGCGGGTGTGCACTTTTGTTTGGGCTAATTTACTGCCTCAATCTGAGTTACCCAAAGCCACTTCGCTACACATTTGAGTTCTTCCAGAAGGTGCTCATGGGACTGGAAGACAAAAAACTGTCTAACAAAATACAAGTGCTGAAGAACAAACTCTGCCAAAAGGAGACGCAATGACTCTTCTAGATCAAAATGTCCCCCAAAATAAGTGCTCTGTTTCACTGTTTAAAAGTTTATAAATTGTATATATGTTGATCcttgtttgtaaatattttgtcaTAGCTTTTAATATTTAAGAGATTTACtgaatgcctttttttttttttttttttttttttggattgtGGAAAAGAAAACGTAATTCAGAAACTGAGTTTTTTGAACTGGGGACAAAATTACGCAGATGGATGTATTTTCTTGTTTCACAACATTTTCTTCGGTTTGAGTTGCTGTGGTAATTCTGCAGACTGTAGCCATTGCAGACCTACAACTGTAGATCCTGAAATCATTCTGTCAGGTTTGACATCCTACTCCTCACTACACTGTCACTTAGTTGAAACTGGAAAGTTGTttcagatgtttacattttattttacacacttCATTTAATGTTGCATTATGCAGTGTTGTTTCCCTGTTTAAGCTTTGCCTCATTGAAGGCTTTTGTTCAAGTTGTTAAAGCAACacaatttattttgtatttacacttCATATTAGTTCTTGTGTACCAGGTTTCCATTGCAGGTCAAGGATCTTGAGTGTTATAAATGTTAAAGTGTATGTGCAAACAAATGTGAAAAGGTTCTAAGGTTGTCACCTGTATTCAAGTTAAGTACTGGATTTTTGGTCTTAGCATTTAATTAAGAATATTTTGAGATTtgctatatgcatttttttttttattgtaaaatttaTTATATAATAGAAAACTTATAATTCTGAATCAGATTTTTGTAACTGGGGACTAAATTGTTTTTACCTTTGTGTCACTTAAGTATTTTCTGTAATTGCATTACAtacagtgatttaagtgatttaCAATGTCACTTTGTTGAAACTCGGAAAGTTGTTTCCAATGTTTAAATTTTGGTCATGCACTTTAAGCATTTAATATTGCCTTACGCGATGTTGTTCCCTGTAGAAGCTTTGCCTTGTCAAGGCTCACAGTAAATAAAGTTGTTGATGCAGCaccctttttttgcatttacacttTATGTAAGCTTTGGTGTAAGAGTTTTCTATTGAAGTGCAAGGATCTTGAATGTTATAAATGGTAACGTGTGAGCAAGTGTAAAAAGGTTCTTGAGTTGTCACCTGTACTCTGTAGTTAAGTGTTAGACCTTTGCTGAAGACCTCTGAAAGGTCCAAACACCTAATTACAATGTATAGATGACAACTCAGGAACCTTTCTAGACTTGTTTTGTTGATACCTAAACATTTAGCATATAGATGAAACTATTAATTAAATCATAATTAATCAAATTAATTAGGTCCAAAACGCAATCTAAATGGtgccattaaattcaaattaataTTGTCAATTGAACCTAAAGCAATACagttaataaaatgaacaaagtgTTTAAATTCTAATTAATAGTGTTAAATAGTAACAATGAAAGGAAAGCTGTTGCTTTTATAGAACAATTTCACTTCTGATATACATCACCATTGAAATTGCAGATAACAACCATATTGATTTATGTTTAATTGACCAGGTTTTGTGGAAAAGATTGCCTTAACTTTGTCAATTAAATCCAACGTCCCAACAACTTAAATGTCGTCAAACACTATATATAAAACTGTTAGCATCACTTAAATGTTGTAAACTACTAACATCAACCTGTAAAAACCTAAATGCTGTAGGTATGAAAGGATCAAATTATCTATGGAAGATGACGTATTCGCTAATGCAACATGCAACAGTACAAATAGGGCCCTTCTTATTCTTCTCTGAGAAGATCTGTATCTTAATAACTTGCATAAGACTTTAAAGCAGCTAATCAAATTCTGCAAATTTTCACGTCTGGAGATTAAGTGTTAATTAAAAGGGTAAATGAAGTGTGGCAGAGAGATTAGACTGATCCTCCTCCAAGTTGTCAACAGCTCTACTACACACACCTAAGTCCCCGATCCCCGCAACAAACTTTCTTAATGAAtaacatggtaaaaaaaaacattgatacTTTACTAtagtttatgtttgtttgtttgttttcattctaaattCCATTTCAGGGTCAGATTATTAGTCGCTGCTTGTTCCGTACATTTAATAACTTAAAGTTCTGTATTGAGCAGCAACAGGAAGGAATGGTGACATCTGGAAAAACAGTTGGCTTGCTTGAGTGGGACTGATGCACGGGGCGTACAGGCTTGGCAAACAGAACCGTGCACCTACAAGAGTCTGGATAATCATGAGCGCAGACTGATTTGTGGAGGGGTGTCTCTGGCAGAGCTCATTATCCAAACGTatctaaaaaatgtaaacacatgtGAATGTGACTGTTGTCTAGAACATGAGGATGTTGAACAGTACTGGTTCCAGAACACATTCAATAAATGATTGAGCTATTggaacattttaatgataaaactGTAATTATGTCCAAAAAGGGGGAacaacacactcacatcagaaATCAAGAAATATTGGATTATATGAAAGTACCAGGACTGTGTCATGTCTGATGttctttattattatctttCATGTTTCTTCTCCCTTATTGACAGAATCACGTGGACATCAATATAGGTGCTCACAGCATTTAGTATTTAATAAATCTGAGCCCATGTCTGTGTGCTTACTTGGTACACAGAATGTTTTAGACAGCAAGTGTATCGGTCTATGCTGCTGTAAGGATAATGTTACGACGTTCAGAGAGGAAGTTGAAGGATGATTTGACAGTGGTGCTGTTTTGATACCGTCCCCTGGAAGCTTCTGTATCTTGATGTGTGCAGTATGCTAATAAAATATAGATGCACTGCATTTCTCCCTTGTCTTGTGTTGCCTCAGTGTGTAACCCCACTTCCCCCAAAATGCTCCATTATTAATATCAATATTACAGACTCTCCCACCAGGTGAGCTCATGTCTTATCCATATGCCAAGACTCTCTGCTGTCAGCCATGTGAGACTAAGCTGTTTCTCTCATCTGAACCTCATTCAACCTCTGACATTTTGCCATTTTTACTGCGATCTTGCCATCATTTCTAAGTGTTATTAGCCTTTCAAAAATATTGCACATGCATTGCTGGAACATTTTTAAGGCTTACATTTGAAGTCTCATGttgatgtttgctttttttcataTCTTCAAACTCAAAGAATTTGACTTAGAAGCACACTTAGTAAAAAGAAAGCAGCTGATCTGTTTATTAGAGTTCAATAAAAAGTCATATGTACTTGGTttaaatctatctatctatctacagtTTCCTCAGCAATGCATTGATCAAAAAAGTGATCAAGGCAAGTCAAGAGCTATATGCTTTCAACGTTTAAGAAATAGTAAATTTGTGAAATATAGATGATATAACAATCTTCCTAGATATTAAAAAGCACCACTGGTCTGCAGAGGTTTTGACttaaaaagttgtttgtttgtcttttcactTGTTATCATGGACGAAAGGGTGGATTGCATAGAAGTAAGAGAACACTAATAGGGCACTGACTTCAATCAGAGGTCATGCAAGAGCTGGTCTATTTGTGAGtctgacttcagagcagcaTATTGTTGAGTTCAGGGGTAAAAAAGTATTAATTTGCTTTTACTTTAAACACTCCATCCACACTAAATCCACATTAGAATTATACTGGATGAGCATAGATTGCACTTGGTTAGGGACACTGACATGGACAGATGGAGACCTAATGGCTGAACAGTCATTCCTGTTATACTTCACTGACTTCTGCTTGAAGTCCACTGCCTGTGGAGCATGTGCAGTTGGTGCATTAACATGGGGGGAAATCCGCGCTGACTGTCTGATGACTACATTTACACCACTGGGACCCAAGCTGTCCCTAGTGAACTTTTGGATATGCAAAGTATGTAGCAGTATTTAGCTGTATGAGTGAATCAGTGTGACAAAACTTCAAAGGTACATTTCCAAACAAAGTACCTGAACATTTTAGTACTGTTCACTTTTTTCAAGTCAATTAAAGTCTGCGTGTTCTAAAGATCGGATTAAACAATCTTCTAACCTTTCAGAAAGCGATTAATGTTTTCTCCTTTAATAGTACAGTAAACCACTGCAGTCCAGTGTAGTATTGTAGTATCCAGTTTTGCAAaagctaagaaaaaaacaatggtCCAATGTGAGGATATGTCTTTTGTAATGGCAACAACCCTTACCACAGCCATGTGATTAAACGTGGCCATTGATTCATACGGGAAATAAGTCAATTAGAGCACCTAATAACCAGATCAGAGCTGCTGGCTCCCAAATGGAGAATGAGCAGGGTGAAAAAAGGGATTGTGGGAGGTTTGAGTTCACATACACAATGAAGGGTTTGACAAGTGGGAGGAGATGAAACAGCTTAATATGAAATGCACACAGAGTGAGACACATCCAGCAGACTATTGTTCCTGACTCATTGACAGCTTCCAGCAGCCTGAGGGCTTTGCAttctgctgaaaatgttgaaaaagaaaGGCTACTGATTTGATATCTCTCATCTCTATAAAGGCTGTTGAAAATCCATAAACCTCAGCTTTCAAAGTCCTTTTCCTTCTGCTTTTGCGTTTTGAAATCCCACATATATCTTTGTAGTGAGATTTATATGCAGATGCTTTTCTGCCAATGCATTATATCTCCAAATCAAATTGTTCCATAGCAAGAAgaaaagagtagaaaaaaataagaaaaagaatgcAATATTATTATGCTTAGGATTCCTACCCTAAGCACCCTGCCATAACCATTTTCCACTCATGGCCATAGCAAGATAAGCGGCACATGCATTAACAAGGCTTTAAAGTGACAAGCTGCCACTGGCACTGGCAATGAGCTCGCTATGGCTCATCCACTTTAATGCATATATTCAGATTCTGGTGGGTGCAATAAGTGATAGTGTGTAGAAATGCCTGGAATAGATTTGTCATGCTATCATAGGTATCATCTGACATGGCTTGCAATGTATTTTTGTCATCTGTTTTTAGGAAGCATCTGaacacacttgcacacatacTTGccacagcaaacaaaaacagagtaagAACAATTAGTTGTCCAGATGTAGAACGAACAAAATCTTTATAAAATCTTTGTAGAGGCTggattggatttaaaaaaaaaaaagcaaaaccaggACTTGATGGTGATAGAAAAAATGCACACGATGTCAAAAAGCAGGCAGAAGTTATCTTGTGAAAGACATCTGTCTTTAAAGTAAAGTAATTGTGGACTTTATGGGCTTTAACTCAACAGCTTTTCTGTTAGattagcttttttttccccctctgagTTGACAAATTGATGTACAGGAATACCTAAAGCTGCTTTTACAATAAATTTACATACTTTACTATTAGCAATTAATGTAGTAAAATGAATTATTTCTTAATTTGTTGTAGCAAACTGTGAGGTGAATGTTTAAATGTATATGAATGTTTTAGGGTAACTAAAATGACTATAGTATGTCTTGGCCACTGTGGGTtttcaacacacacactgggTTGTGAGTTACTGGGttactgtgtgtttcagtgatTGTTAACGGTACTTCAACACACGTATTTTTTGGCCCAACAAGTTAGTTTTTAGCTTTCACATAATCTGATTGTAATTATATAAAATCAGAGTTCCTGGCATGTTAACACTATAGGGactattttgttatttattgtaATTAGGGATAATTAGGATCAATGTGTCTTAgactgatgctgaaaaactaatgCATACATTTGTTACTTGTTGGCTGGACCATTATCCAGATGTCTGACCCTGATCCAGCCCTTGGTTATTCTTCTGTAGGCTCACAGTGCTGgaggacttcccatgatgcactaaaCACTTCTTCTGTAGTCCCATCTTTCACACCCAATGTGTTCATATGTTACTGTTGGAtgttattaatattttcttttacttttccaTAGTTTGTCTTTCATGATGGtttctccttgtgttttctttatgtttcttttttctcttctctgtccTCTCATCCTATAACCAGCTTGAGATGACTGGTTTGTTTTAACTGACGCTAAACTCTGTAAATAACCATCAATAAATCCAGTGgaataatttgtattttattgaagGCTAGGATCTCCACTTCAACACTTGTAAGTTTTCTGTTTACTGAGAACATATCAAAAACACTTAAAGAACTTAAAACATCCAAAAATGAAATTGTgaaactgtataaaaaaaatctaagcttCATAGAATCTTCAAAGAATCTTCTTTAATCATCACAGAATTCTTCCACATTTACAATGTCTTGTTCATAATATAGTAACATAGTAGCAACAACATCACAGTACAGCATCAGAGAGGCATGCAAGGTTGACTGGTGTTCTAATCTGCTTTCTGGGAGGAATGTCATCTACTCGCATAAAACCTCAGACACTGTTTTCACAGACCCAGCTCTGAGCATGACGATGTGAGCCTGTTCGACTGAAATAATTGATTCTTCACCAGCGTGGCTGCAGTCAGTGGACCAGTTATTGAAACCATCCCATTGTGGTCAGATTAAAAATCAGCAGTAACAAGCATTTCAAGTGAGCAGCTTAATATTTTTGGTTAAAAATGCTACAATAAGTCCCAGACGTCCTTTGTAACTTTCCTTTGTTTTagaagaaaaacgagaagcttAGTGCTAAATAATTCTACTTGTCAGTTATTCTTCTCTGGAATCTCATTCTAAAAGTAAGATGCTAGATAAACACACATTTGTTGGTGACCTTGGATCGCTCATGAGATTGAGGCCAAACCTGTATTAGCTTGTTTTCATGTAGACATTTGCACATTTGTACTATCAGGCTACAACAGGCTAGATGGCTATTTGACCCATTTAACCTTCAGAAAAGTTgttggcaatattttttttctcaagaaatgttcttctgctgttttttggTGTTTAGTTGTGTGCAGACATAACAAGACAAAGTAGAAAGTGTCACAGCTGAATAGCACAGGTCTGCTGCTGGTCTACTCACCCTGAAAGATCCTATTAAACTCCAATTTGAACTCTCAGccaaaagcaagaaaaaggGAGCtgattgagttttatttttatttttccttaacTATAAACTAcagatttctattttttttttttttactttgcatcCATCTAACCACATGCTCGTGATAGGCACTCTTAGCAGttatttagaaaaatattttatacacaaCCTTCTCaccaataattaattaataaccAATATCCAAATTTAGGGGCAAGTTATGATAACCTCGCCACAAATCACTCATGTAACCAGGAAAATAGAGGGAATCAATCCTATCACACAAGGGAGACATCTGTATTctaggtatttatttattttttacaaatacataaacagaataaacagaaaaaatgcatTAACCAAGAGTTCTTAGAAGCTTGAAAGGAGACTATGATGATGATTTTTGATGAAAGTTTAACAAGTTAATGGGATCCCCCCCTATTTTCTTCTCTAGCATATATCTGGAAATATTAGCATCAAGAATAGATCTTTTAATTAATAGCATCATGGGAAACTGTGGAGTGGGTGGTGGGTTTGATTCTCACTCTTTTTTGAATAGAAGaacattactttaaaattgaacggctttttttaaacataacatGTAACTGTTTGTGTATTTCTTGTGAATTGGCtgatgttctttgttttttggctaATGAGATGATACAAATTTTAACATCAAAGCTAACTATCTGCTTAGCTTACCCAAATAATATTACATTGACAAAAATGCTCCTTTTGTCCTTTCATAAACAATAATTAATTCGATCATGTTAAATTTGACCAGTTACTGTTCACTGGACTATTG comes from Astatotilapia calliptera chromosome 14, fAstCal1.2, whole genome shotgun sequence and encodes:
- the LOC113036031 gene encoding uncharacterized protein LOC113036031; this translates as MWCCKLCSLSVSKRYQILKHLRLKHSILGLRRSYPCIYSHCPCTFKTWGGLRTHLSRAHVAKPSHTVEHVILTCPSCPESHISTSREYFLHINKHLKRLETVDCVYQNCSFKTNVYGTFQTHKSRKHSSCTLRDFKNEIVKRTEFTSKNDLSEESADEGPSDLDCEAGVVSENLEEAVVKNLALILLKLEVFSHVPTSAIDNLLEGLHFLFTTSALPLTNSLTLAVLKEHNIEVSASLVNELCTALYTGNPLLRSIAKGGSLETTFKRKKFYYEKFNVVELEEYVLEEKTKKNPFNIFHC